The following is a genomic window from Chloroflexota bacterium.
TAGACGGGGCCGAGCACCCGCGCGTAGTAGAAGATCGAGACGACGGTGTTCACGACCGCCAGCGCCGCGAGCCAGGTGTAGCCAGCTTCGATGGTGGCCCCGAAGAGCAGCAGCTTGGCGACAAATCCGACCAGAGGCGGGACGCCGATGAACGAGAGGAAGCTGACCGCGAGCGCGCCGGCGAGCCAGGCGCGGGCCCGGGCCAGCCCGGTGAACTCGCCAAGCGCCGTTCGCCCGCGCAGCTCGACCACCACGCCGAACGCGGCCACGTTGCCGACGACGTAGGCCAGCAGGAAGAACAAGAGCGACGGGACCGCGAGGGCGCTCCGCTCGAGGGCTACGACCGCCATCAGCCCGTACCCGATCTGGGAGACGGCCGACCAGCCCAGCAGCCGCCGCACGTCGTTCTGCCAGAGGGCGGCCAGGTTGCCGAGCGTCATCGTCGCGGCCGCCAGCACGGCAACGAGCGGTCGCCACTCGACGGACTCCGTCGGCAGCGCGAGCACGAGCCGCGCGAGGAAGATGAGCCCGCCGACCTTCGGGATCGAGGTGACGAAGGCGGCGACCGGCGCCGGTGCCCCCTGGGCCACGTCCGGCACCCAGGCGTGGGCCGGCAGCGCGCCGATCTTGAAAGTCACCGCCAGGATGACCAGCGCTGCGCCCGTCGCGAGGGCCAGCCCGCCGGTCGGGAGCCCGCGCGTCAGGCCCGACAGCGTGGTGGACCCGGCCAGGCCGAACAGGTAGGCCACCCCGATCAGCATGCTCGCGCTGGTGAAGGCGCCGACCAGGTAGTACTTGATCGCCGCCTCCGAGGCCGGCGAGGAGCGGCGGTGGTAGGCGGCGAGCACGAAGCCGGTCGCGGACGAGAGCATCATCGCCATCACGAACTGCTTCAGGTCGGTCGCCCCGGCCAGGAACACGGCACCGAGCGCGGAGAGGAGCAGCAGCGCGTAGTACTCGCCATGTCGGTGATCGGACTCGAACCAGGGCACCGAGAGGCCGATCGCGCCAACCGTGCCGGCCAGGACGATCAGCTTGCCCCAGACCGCCGTCCCGTCGCGCGCGTACGTGTCCGCGAACGTCAGGTACTCCGGGCCGCCGAGCATCGCCAGGGTGGCGACGGTCGCGAGCGCCGCCGTCGCCAGGGCCAGCAGCGCGGCCCCGGCCTGGAGCCGCCGGGGGGCCGCGAGCGCGTAGAGGAGCACGACGACGCTGCCGACGACCAGCACGATCTCCGGGATCACGTCGGCGACCATCGCCGCCATGTTCGCGGTCATGTCCATCGGTCTGGCCTACGGCGTTCGGGCGAGCGCCCGGCGCGGTGCGTGGCGCGGCGGCGTGCGGCGCAGCACCGGGCACACGCTCCTGTCGCGGGGTAGCGGCGGCCGGATCACGGGCAGGCACCTCATGGGCGTCCCACCAGCGGCCCGGCGAAGGAGTCGATCATGTTGAGCAGCCAGGCCGGGGCGACACCAATGGCGATCACGAGCACCAGCAAGGCGCCGAGCGCGCCGATCTCGGCCGGGCCGAGATCGGGGAACGCCTTCCAGCGCTCGGGCAGCGGGCCGAGGAACAGCTTCTGAAGCATCCGCAGGAAGAGCGCGGCGGTGACGACGATGCCGAGCAGGCTCACGCCGGCGAGCCAGGGGTAGACCGAGAGGGTGCCGGCGAATACCTGGAACTCGGCCACGAAACCGGCCAGGCCCGGCAGCCCCAGGCTGGCGAAGGCGGCGACGACCGTCAGGCCGGTCAGGAACCGGGCACGCGCCGCCAGCCCGCCGTAGGCGTCCAGCTCGTAGGTCCCGCCGCGCAGCAGCATCGAGCCGCTGATCAAGAACAGGGCGCCGGTGATCAGCCCGTGGGCGACCATCTCGGTCGTCGCGCCGACGAGCGCGATCGCCCGTGCCTCGGCCGACCCGAACCCCGCGCCGGCCGCCGCGACCCCGAGGATGACGTAGCCCATGTGGTTGACGCTGGTGTAGGCGATCAGCCGCTTCAGGTTCGACTGGGCCAGCGCGACCAGCGCGCCGTAGACGATCGCGACGACGGCGAGCAGGGCGAGGGGGAACGCGAAGCGGGCGAACGTATCGGGCATGAGCGTCAGCATGACCCGCACGAAGCCATAGGTGCCCATCTTCAGCAGCACACCGGCCAGGACCGCCGAGGCCGGGGCGGGAGCGTCGACGTGGGCGGGCGGCAGCCAGGTGTGGAACGGCACCAGCGGCGTCTTGACGGCGAACCCGATGAAGAAGCCGAGGAACACCAGCGTCGCGTAGAGCCCGCCGCCGGCCAGGGGCTGCTGGCGACCGAGGTCGGCCAGGTCAAAGGTGCGCGGGTCGGCGGCGAGATACAGGCCGAGGATCGCCAGCAGCAGCGGCAGCGAGCCGGCGAACGTGTAAATGAAGAACTTCAGCGCCGAGCGCTGTGCGTCGCCGTGCCCCCAGGCGCCGATCAGGAAGTACATCCCGACCAGCGAGACGTCCCAGAAGACGAAGAAGAGGAACAGGTCCAGCGCCAGGAAGAGCCCCAGCGAGACGCCCTCGAGGAAGAGCATCAGGGCGAAGTACGGGAGGGGCCGTCCGCGCAGGTCGACCGGGTAGGCAATCGAGACGACGAAGATCAGCGCGGTCATCGCGGCCAGCGGCAGCGACAGCCCATCAACCCCGACGCGGTAGCCGACGCCGAGCGTGGGGATCCACGCGACGGCCTCCACCAGCTCGAACGCCCCGGTGCCCTGGAACCGCAGCCAGGCCACGACCAGCAGGACCAGCGGCACGGCGGCGACGGCCGTCGCCGCCGCCTGGAGCCGCCGCTCGGTGGCGCGGACGTGCCCCTCGGGCGGCGCCGCGGGCGCGTCGTCCGCGCTGGCGAGAGCGCCCGACACACTCCTCGGTACGAAGGCGAACGCCATGGCGGCCAGGATCGGGAGGAAGATGGCGGCGGTCAGCACAGGCAGGCTCCCCTCGTTACACCAGCGCCGGAACCAGCAGCAGGACGGCGACCATCACGGCCAGCCCAACCGCCAGGATGACGTAGTAGTGGTGGGCCAGGCCCGTCTGGAGCCGCCGGCTGGCGTGACCGGCGCGGCCGGTCAGCCGGGCGCTTCCTTCGACGGCTGCCCCGTCGATCGCCGCCTCGTCGGCCACCCGCGAGCCGCCGGCAAGCCGCAGCGTGCCGAGCGCCGTGGCCCGGACGGCGCCGTCGATCGTCCACTCAGCCCGCCGCGAGAACAGGCGTGACAGCGCGGCGGCGAGCACCGCGACCCCGCGCACCCCGGCGTCCACGACGCGCGCGTCGCCCCAGGCCAGCGCGCGGGACAGGCTGAGGACCGGGTTCACCACGAGCAGGCGGGTGGCGAGAGGCAGGCCCAGCCAGTCGGCGGCGCGCGCGTGCAACGCGGACGGCAGGCCGAGACTCGCCAGGCGACCGCCCCGGTCCAGCCCCCAGACGAGCGCGAAGGCGGCGACGATGAGGGCGAGGGCGACGCCGAGCTCCCAGGCAGCCGCCTCTCCCAACGTCCGCTCGGCCACCGCCTCGACGACCGACCCAGCACCCGGTAGCCACAGCGCGGACAGGAGCAGGGTGGTCCCGGCGAGCGCGGCGACGCCGGCCAGCTCGACCGCGCCCGGACGGTGGTGAGGCGCCTGCGCGGTGGCCTCGCCCCCACCCGCCGGTCTAGCCGGTGGGGGGCCGTAGGCCAGGAGCTGATAGCGGGCGGCGTAGACCGCGCTCAGGAAGCTCGCCAGGAAGACGCCGGCCGCGAGCCAGGGCGAGGCGTGCACCGCGGCGGCTACGATCTGTTCCTTCGTCCAGGCGCCCCCCAGCGGCGGCACGGCCGCCAGGGCCAGCGCCCCCACGGCCGACAGCGCCGCGACGCGCGGGAGCGCCCGGCCGAGCCGCAGGCCGGCCAGGTCACCGGTGCCCACCGCGTGCATGGCGATGCCAGCACCCAGGAACATGAGCGACTTGAAGGCCGCGTGAGCCACGAGGTGCGCACCGGCGGCGGCCGTCGCACCGGTGCCGACGGCGACGAACATCAGCCCGTACTGCGCCGAGGTCGAGGCCGCCAGTGCCCGCTTGACGTGCGGCTGGACCGTCGCGACGACCCCGCCCGCGAGCGCGGTCGCGAGCCCGACGCCGGCCACCACCGGCAGGAACCAGCCGACCGACGCCAGCGCCGGGGCCAGGCGGATCAGCAGGTAGGCGCCGGCCGCCACCAGCGTCGCTGAGTGGAGCAGCGCCGACACGGGGGTGGGGCCGGCCATCGCCGCGAACAACCATGAGGAGAAGGGAAGCTGGGCCGACTTCGCCGTCGCGGCGAGCAGCACGCCGGCGGCAACCGCGTCCAACGCCGGGCGTCCGGCCAGACTCAGCCCGTCGAACGCGAAGCTCCCGGTAGCCGCGAACAGGAGCCCGGCCGCCGCGTACAGCCCCAGGTCGCCGACGCGGGTGGTGACGAAGGCCACCGTGGCCGAGCGCGGCGCCTCGGGGTTCCGCCAGTCGTGGGCGATCAGCGCCCAGGAGGCGGCGCCGACCAGCTCCCAGCCAATCAACAGCGTCAGGAAGTCGGTCGCCAGGACGAGCCATTCCATCGCCCCGACAAAGGCCAGCAGCAGCGCGAGCAGACGGGCACGCCCCCCCTCCTCGCTCACCGCCGCGTAGGCGACGATCGGCGCCGCGATGAGCGGGACGAGCACGGCCATCACGCGCCCGAAGCCACT
Proteins encoded in this region:
- a CDS encoding NADH-quinone oxidoreductase subunit N, yielding MVADVIPEIVLVVGSVVVLLYALAAPRRLQAGAALLALATAALATVATLAMLGGPEYLTFADTYARDGTAVWGKLIVLAGTVGAIGLSVPWFESDHRHGEYYALLLLSALGAVFLAGATDLKQFVMAMMLSSATGFVLAAYHRRSSPASEAAIKYYLVGAFTSASMLIGVAYLFGLAGSTTLSGLTRGLPTGGLALATGAALVILAVTFKIGALPAHAWVPDVAQGAPAPVAAFVTSIPKVGGLIFLARLVLALPTESVEWRPLVAVLAAATMTLGNLAALWQNDVRRLLGWSAVSQIGYGLMAVVALERSALAVPSLLFFLLAYVVGNVAAFGVVVELRGRTALGEFTGLARARAWLAGALAVSFLSFIGVPPLVGFVAKLLLFGATIEAGYTWLAALAVVNTVVSIFYYARVLGPVYFGPLAGPVPVLGRWAAVATLACAAALVLVGIVAEPFYLAFTRAGLLGG
- a CDS encoding NADH-quinone oxidoreductase subunit L, translating into MSVLALPLLPLLAAGLLVLLRRRSGLLGPLAVGALLATLALGGWTAAAEPAVRWRWSPAIELGLAVSGFGRVMAVLVPLIAAPIVAYAAVSEEGGRARLLALLLAFVGAMEWLVLATDFLTLLIGWELVGAASWALIAHDWRNPEAPRSATVAFVTTRVGDLGLYAAAGLLFAATGSFAFDGLSLAGRPALDAVAAGVLLAATAKSAQLPFSSWLFAAMAGPTPVSALLHSATLVAAGAYLLIRLAPALASVGWFLPVVAGVGLATALAGGVVATVQPHVKRALAASTSAQYGLMFVAVGTGATAAAGAHLVAHAAFKSLMFLGAGIAMHAVGTGDLAGLRLGRALPRVAALSAVGALALAAVPPLGGAWTKEQIVAAAVHASPWLAAGVFLASFLSAVYAARYQLLAYGPPPARPAGGGEATAQAPHHRPGAVELAGVAALAGTTLLLSALWLPGAGSVVEAVAERTLGEAAAWELGVALALIVAAFALVWGLDRGGRLASLGLPSALHARAADWLGLPLATRLLVVNPVLSLSRALAWGDARVVDAGVRGVAVLAAALSRLFSRRAEWTIDGAVRATALGTLRLAGGSRVADEAAIDGAAVEGSARLTGRAGHASRRLQTGLAHHYYVILAVGLAVMVAVLLLVPALV
- a CDS encoding NADH-quinone oxidoreductase subunit M, encoding MAFAFVPRSVSGALASADDAPAAPPEGHVRATERRLQAAATAVAAVPLVLLVVAWLRFQGTGAFELVEAVAWIPTLGVGYRVGVDGLSLPLAAMTALIFVVSIAYPVDLRGRPLPYFALMLFLEGVSLGLFLALDLFLFFVFWDVSLVGMYFLIGAWGHGDAQRSALKFFIYTFAGSLPLLLAILGLYLAADPRTFDLADLGRQQPLAGGGLYATLVFLGFFIGFAVKTPLVPFHTWLPPAHVDAPAPASAVLAGVLLKMGTYGFVRVMLTLMPDTFARFAFPLALLAVVAIVYGALVALAQSNLKRLIAYTSVNHMGYVILGVAAAGAGFGSAEARAIALVGATTEMVAHGLITGALFLISGSMLLRGGTYELDAYGGLAARARFLTGLTVVAAFASLGLPGLAGFVAEFQVFAGTLSVYPWLAGVSLLGIVVTAALFLRMLQKLFLGPLPERWKAFPDLGPAEIGALGALLVLVIAIGVAPAWLLNMIDSFAGPLVGRP